A window of Streptomyces sp. Je 1-332 genomic DNA:
GCCTAGAGCCCGTCACGACTACCGAAAGCACTGCCACGTCTTGTCACGTGCGTGGCTAGACCTCTGCGCGGCGTGGGCTCACGGTGGTTCCCTCTACCCACGCGGAGGGATTCAGCGATGAAACGAAGACGGTTTGTGGCAGGGACCATCGGCGCTCTCTCAGGGATCACGCTGGCTTCGGGCCAGGCAAGGGCCGACGCGCCGCTGACATCGCGCGCCCAGGGCTGGCAGCCCGTACCGGCACCCGGCAGCACCCCGGCCGCGCAGTTACGCCGCATCGCCGCAGCCGGGCCCCAACTGGCCTGGGCCGTCGGCGAGGAGGGGCGCGCCGGGCCTTCGCAGGGGCGGGCACTCGCCATGGTCTGGAACGGCAGCGCCTGGTCGAAGACCGACCTGTCGCATCTGGATTACGCCGGGCGGCTGAGCGACGTCGCCGGCACCTCCGCCGGCGAGGCGTGGAGCGTGGGCCTGCCCGCGGGGAACGCGAGCCCCCTGCTGCGCTGGGACAAAACCACCTGGCGCGAGGCGGAGTTCCCCGGCAAGGGCGAACCGGGAGTCCGACTCGAATCGGTGGCGATCGGCCCCGACCAGCGAGTCTGGATCTGCGGCAGCCGGGACGGCGCCGCCCGCCTGCTGCTGGGCGAGGGACAGAAGTGGCGATGGCTGGACCCCCTGCCTGGCGCGAGCGCCAGTCTGTACCGCATCGTGCTGCGCGCGCCCAACGAGGTCTGGGTCAGCGGCGACCAGGCTTCGGGCGGCGGATGGTCGGGGCTCGTGGCCCGCTGGAACGGTACGTGGACGGTGCTGCCCCCGATCACGGGCGCTCGCCTGAGCATCGGCGACGTGCACGCCGCAGCCCCGGACGACGTATGGGCCGTGGGCACCGACGCCGGTGTCGGCGGCCCTCCGGGACGTCCGGGCAACCCGGTCCTGGCCCACTGGAACGGCACGGCCTGGACAAAGGTGCAACCCGGCTTCACCGCCGGTGCGTTGAGCGGCATCGCGGCCGACGGGCAGGGCCGCGCCGCATGGATCTCGGGCTGGAACTACCAGGACCAGAGCCGCAGCACGTATCTGCGCCGGGACGGCAGCACCTGGTCCGTCGTACGAGGCCCGGCGAACGCGGCTCCCGCCCCGTACCTGAGCGACGTGACACCCATCCCCGGCACCGCCGGATTCTGGTCGGCCGGCATGACGAGCCCCACCCCGGCCCCTCCGACCGCGGCCTACACGGAGCGCTTCGGCGCCTGAGACGAACAGCGCTAGGGCATGCCCGGGGCGCCGTCCCCCGGGTCATGCCGCTCTTCGGTCCTGTCCTGCTCCGCCAGCAGCCCGTACACACCGAGGAGCTGGAGGATCTGCCGCACGGCCCTGGAGGGATGCAGCACGACGAGCCGGCCGCCCGCGGCCCGGCACCGTTCGTGATGCGACAGCAGGACGTTGACGCCGGAGGAGCCGATGAAGGTGACGTTCGCGAGATCCATCTCGACGCTCTTGGCCAGCAAGGGCTCAAGGACGGTCCTCAGCGAGGCCGCGCTGTCCATGTCCAGGTCCCCGCCCACACGCATCAGCACGGGGTCGAGACCCAATACCGTGTCGACATGCAGCGGCTGGGGTGTGGCGGGAGCCATGCTTCGTGGTCTCCTCGGTGCGCGGAACGGCTGGCCGGGCGGTAGATCGCTTCGTCGCGCATGAATATGCCCCGAAATGCCGAGCCGCACGCACGACGACACAGGGGGAACGTTGCTTGCGGGAACACGGCTAGGCTGACGCGCGTTCGAGGGGTACGGGCGTGAGGGACAGGAGACCGAGGTGGCCGGGACGGTGTTGGCCGAGGTGATGGCCGAGGTCGGCGAGCTCGAGGACCCGAAGGTACGCGCGGCGAACGAGAAAGCGCGGTGACGAT
This region includes:
- a CDS encoding STAS domain-containing protein; this translates as MAPATPQPLHVDTVLGLDPVLMRVGGDLDMDSAASLRTVLEPLLAKSVEMDLANVTFIGSSGVNVLLSHHERCRAAGGRLVVLHPSRAVRQILQLLGVYGLLAEQDRTEERHDPGDGAPGMP